In the genome of Treponema pedis, one region contains:
- a CDS encoding class I SAM-dependent RNA methyltransferase codes for MSSYIVTAEKMVFGASCITSIGGKTVFIPYSLPNETLKIFITKEHKNYSEAKIEKILNPSVHRVKPECPYFYDCGGCNMQIANDAYQKELRYEAALEALDRALNRGGGERLNIRSDFISGKSWEYRARFQFHITENGPAQKKYNSSSFVLIKDCPVALPAIRDFLRREVKNSEFFHGTVFKPGERIHLFSSDGKIFTGNGSEDCSVKLCGKILKFNPLGFFQSNLEMTEKLIDTVLVEVLGNVKTLDRILDFYAGVGTFSICAGDAAKEIHLVEHNKHALNYAKENFNLKTLGENRRTKIFYHAIDGAAWAKTKASRLFFNLAFIDPPRSGIDSASLNWFCRSNIPLICYISCDPVTFARDAAKLIGSGYKLKKHFIFDFYPQTHHVETLGIFEKYKS; via the coding sequence ATGAGTTCTTATATAGTTACCGCCGAAAAAATGGTTTTCGGTGCATCATGTATTACATCAATCGGCGGAAAAACGGTATTTATTCCGTATTCATTGCCCAACGAAACGCTTAAAATCTTTATAACCAAAGAGCATAAAAATTATTCGGAAGCAAAAATAGAAAAAATCTTAAACCCTTCCGTTCATAGGGTAAAACCCGAATGCCCTTATTTTTATGATTGCGGAGGATGTAATATGCAAATTGCAAACGATGCGTATCAAAAAGAGCTGCGGTATGAAGCGGCTCTTGAAGCCCTTGATAGGGCTTTAAACCGGGGCGGGGGAGAAAGGCTTAATATACGGTCCGATTTTATTTCGGGTAAAAGTTGGGAATACAGAGCTCGGTTTCAATTCCATATAACGGAAAACGGGCCGGCACAAAAAAAATATAACAGCTCTTCTTTTGTTCTGATAAAGGATTGCCCGGTCGCCCTTCCCGCAATCAGAGATTTTTTGAGGCGGGAGGTAAAAAATTCGGAATTTTTTCACGGTACCGTATTTAAGCCGGGTGAAAGGATTCATCTTTTTTCTTCGGACGGAAAAATTTTTACGGGGAACGGCTCGGAAGATTGCAGCGTAAAATTATGCGGAAAAATATTAAAATTTAATCCGCTGGGCTTTTTTCAGTCCAATTTGGAAATGACGGAAAAACTTATTGATACCGTTTTGGTTGAAGTTTTAGGTAATGTTAAAACATTGGATAGAATTTTGGATTTTTATGCAGGCGTAGGCACTTTTTCGATATGTGCAGGTGATGCGGCAAAGGAAATTCATCTTGTGGAACATAATAAGCACGCTTTGAATTATGCAAAAGAAAATTTCAACCTTAAAACTTTAGGAGAAAACCGCCGTACGAAAATTTTTTATCATGCAATTGACGGGGCGGCTTGGGCAAAAACGAAAGCTTCCCGTCTTTTTTTCAATCTTGCTTTTATAGACCCTCCGCGCAGCGGTATTGACAGCGCTTCGCTTAATTGGTTTTGCCGAAGTAATATTCCGCTTATTTGCTATATTTCATGCGACCCCGTAACATTTGCGCGCGATGCCGCAAAACTTATCGGTTCAGGCTATAAACTGAAAAAACATTTTATCTTTGATTTTTATCCTCAAACTCACCATGTCGAAACTTTAGGAATTTTTGAAAAATACAAAAGTTAA
- a CDS encoding M15 family metallopeptidase, whose protein sequence is MLNARYKKIIFSLIFIVCIIFCFASDEEDNPWLYLKAIQESYNDIVEDFFFDSEANDWCIKIRGSYLYWASGRLLPKNHSSKWIKWNPFISYFYPENVPNPQDYPENFIEALKPKSLIKHRRYEPSPNYSFHHLVYQGKTKREIIKQLKKIKFFGIDIWIHKRVAEPLKRIEKKIILLQKNSPEVRLFVKSIGSCWGFNWRVIADSGKLSNHCWGTAVDILPKNYRNKKLYWFWEAVHNDNWMKVLPHKRWNPPDSVIKIFEDEGFIWGGKWTLWDNMHFEYRPELLYIRDFFLSQNPDKLTKSVKADKDNAVHKTEKNYGGTAAKKGSAASPIFDAVVNTAKLIMQLQYFIEETEYRYESAADYFKAELTEKHEDMEPPVPEYAEEMNE, encoded by the coding sequence ATGCTTAATGCAAGATATAAAAAAATAATTTTCTCTTTAATTTTTATTGTATGTATTATTTTTTGCTTTGCTTCCGATGAAGAAGATAATCCGTGGTTATATTTAAAAGCTATTCAGGAAAGTTATAATGATATCGTTGAAGACTTTTTTTTCGATTCCGAAGCAAACGATTGGTGTATTAAAATACGGGGCTCTTATTTATATTGGGCATCAGGCAGGCTTTTGCCTAAAAATCATTCTTCAAAATGGATAAAATGGAATCCTTTTATATCGTATTTTTATCCTGAAAACGTTCCGAATCCGCAGGATTATCCTGAAAACTTTATCGAAGCCTTAAAACCCAAATCTTTAATAAAACACAGGAGGTATGAGCCTTCGCCTAATTATTCCTTTCATCATCTTGTTTATCAGGGTAAGACAAAACGTGAAATTATAAAACAGCTAAAAAAAATTAAATTTTTCGGAATAGATATTTGGATACATAAAAGAGTTGCGGAGCCTTTAAAAAGAATCGAAAAGAAAATTATTTTGTTACAAAAAAACAGTCCGGAAGTACGGTTATTTGTAAAAAGCATAGGCTCATGCTGGGGGTTTAATTGGCGTGTAATTGCGGATTCCGGAAAACTCAGCAATCACTGTTGGGGAACCGCAGTGGATATTCTTCCTAAAAATTACCGTAATAAAAAACTTTATTGGTTTTGGGAAGCCGTACATAATGATAATTGGATGAAAGTTTTGCCGCATAAACGCTGGAATCCCCCCGATTCCGTTATTAAAATTTTTGAAGATGAAGGTTTTATTTGGGGCGGTAAATGGACTCTTTGGGATAATATGCATTTTGAATACCGTCCCGAACTTTTATATATACGCGATTTTTTCCTTTCTCAAAATCCGGATAAATTGACAAAGTCCGTAAAAGCGGATAAAGACAATGCGGTACATAAGACTGAAAAAAACTACGGCGGTACGGCTGCTAAAAAAGGCTCCGCAGCTTCTCCCATTTTCGATGCCGTAGTAAATACGGCAAAACTTATAATGCAATTGCAATATTTTATAGAAGAAACGGAATATAGATATGAGAGTGCCGCCGACTATTTTAAAGCCGAATTGACTGAAAAACACGAAGATATGGAACCTCCAGTTCCCGAATATGCGGAAGAAATGAATGAATAA
- a CDS encoding pentapeptide repeat-containing protein: MFKACEKPEYACFTDSLKTAKNIHSFNLKGFEFIGVDFSQKKITGCNFSYGKFKNCNFKNLNMRMCFFDFCKIEDCDFENSDIQFSTFAGSEITNTNFKNSELLQNNFNGIKTEKVCFNDSDLYNSRFMFSNLNYTSFQNCNVKKTVFLYSRQNEVSFKYSNTREATFTEGERSE, encoded by the coding sequence ATGTTTAAAGCCTGTGAAAAACCGGAATACGCCTGTTTTACCGATAGTTTAAAAACTGCAAAAAATATTCACAGTTTTAATTTAAAAGGGTTTGAATTTATAGGTGTAGATTTTTCACAAAAAAAAATTACGGGCTGCAATTTTTCCTACGGAAAATTTAAAAACTGTAATTTTAAAAATTTAAATATGAGAATGTGTTTTTTCGATTTTTGCAAAATAGAAGACTGCGATTTTGAAAATTCCGATATTCAGTTTTCAACCTTTGCAGGTTCGGAAATAACAAATACCAATTTTAAAAATTCCGAACTTTTGCAAAATAATTTTAACGGAATAAAAACAGAAAAAGTTTGCTTTAACGATTCCGACCTGTACAATTCAAGGTTTATGTTTTCAAATTTAAATTATACTTCTTTTCAAAATTGTAATGTAAAAAAAACGGTATTTTTATATTCACGGCAAAATGAAGTTTCCTTTAAATATTCAAACACACGTGAAGCGACTTTTACCGAAGGAGAGAGGTCGGAATGA
- a CDS encoding MBL fold metallo-hydrolase — protein MKIYFHFAPSVFANTYLIGNENTKEALIIDPCKITEALIGQIEKNNFNLSAVFITRNHRKSNENGLKTILKIYSPDVYAGNPLIDNVKTIALRGDGVTEAAGFQVKYFFIPGHAADSYMFQIENTVFIGASLSAGMMGKTSNIYAAKNLQSNLQKKLMSLSDDTIIMPAYGPPSTVGAEKKFNSGLFKNFNQKIRDYAK, from the coding sequence ATGAAAATTTATTTTCACTTTGCTCCTTCCGTTTTTGCAAATACGTATCTTATAGGAAACGAAAATACGAAAGAAGCCTTAATAATAGACCCGTGTAAAATTACGGAAGCTTTAATCGGTCAAATAGAAAAAAATAATTTTAACCTTTCGGCGGTTTTTATTACGCGCAATCACAGAAAATCAAACGAAAACGGACTTAAAACAATTTTAAAAATTTATTCTCCAGATGTTTATGCGGGAAATCCTCTTATCGATAATGTAAAAACGATAGCCTTACGCGGGGACGGAGTTACGGAAGCTGCCGGATTTCAGGTAAAATATTTTTTTATACCTGGTCATGCTGCGGATTCTTATATGTTCCAAATTGAAAATACGGTTTTTATAGGGGCTTCTTTATCTGCCGGTATGATGGGTAAAACTTCCAACATATATGCCGCAAAAAATCTTCAAAGCAATTTACAAAAAAAACTGATGTCATTATCCGATGATACAATCATAATGCCTGCCTACGGTCCTCCGTCTACCGTAGGAGCCGAAAAGAAATTTAACAGCGGTCTTTTTAAAAATTTTAACCAGAAAATACGGGATTATGCAAAATGA
- a CDS encoding threonine/serine exporter family protein translates to MPLYVHFIASFIASFCFCFLFNVPKKNTYLSALCGSISWGILIFLQEHGVNYIFAVLIGALAVGILSETFAVLQKAPVTCFIVIGIIPLVPGFKVYKTMLYFVTDRLDKGIAEGVQALFIAIAISIGLTISASGHTLYKILRRKLKRTKK, encoded by the coding sequence ATGCCTTTATATGTTCATTTTATTGCATCATTTATAGCAAGTTTTTGTTTTTGTTTTTTGTTTAATGTTCCGAAAAAGAATACTTATTTAAGCGCCCTATGCGGAAGCATTTCGTGGGGAATCCTCATATTTTTACAGGAACATGGAGTAAATTATATTTTTGCGGTTTTAATAGGAGCCCTTGCAGTAGGAATCCTTTCGGAAACATTTGCAGTATTACAAAAAGCTCCTGTTACCTGTTTTATAGTTATAGGAATAATTCCTCTGGTACCCGGCTTTAAGGTTTATAAAACAATGCTTTATTTTGTAACCGACAGGCTCGATAAGGGAATTGCGGAAGGAGTTCAAGCTCTTTTTATAGCGATTGCAATATCCATAGGCTTAACCATTTCTGCATCGGGGCATACCTTATATAAAATATTAAGACGGAAATTAAAGCGAACTAAAAAATAA
- a CDS encoding threonine/serine exporter family protein, with product MEVTENEQSVNAIFKIALAAAELLVRNGAEMHRAEETILRICASRGILNPAVSVSPTVILIGDDTRDGATYIKNIKSRGSNIKKISLVNDFSRKFTAGAIEPKDAMEILKNIDNQKGYPYYLILITAGVGCGIFSMLLGGTVNDFAVTFLATLVAVYLNDKITAFSKTIFLGNFVAGFFVGIITVIFYHIGFVKNLDLIIVGAVLSLVPGVAFTSGIRDFILGELISGLARTLEAVLVAVAIAFGIGAVLFAYSLFGGI from the coding sequence ATGGAAGTAACTGAAAACGAACAATCTGTAAATGCTATTTTTAAAATTGCGCTTGCCGCAGCCGAGTTATTGGTCAGAAACGGAGCGGAAATGCACAGAGCGGAAGAAACTATTTTAAGGATATGCGCTTCCCGCGGGATTTTAAACCCTGCGGTTTCCGTAAGCCCTACGGTAATTTTAATCGGAGATGACACAAGGGACGGTGCTACATATATTAAAAATATAAAAAGCCGGGGCAGCAATATAAAGAAAATATCTCTTGTAAACGATTTTTCAAGAAAATTTACGGCCGGAGCTATAGAACCTAAGGACGCAATGGAGATATTGAAAAATATCGATAATCAAAAAGGGTATCCGTATTATTTAATTTTAATAACCGCAGGGGTAGGCTGCGGTATTTTTTCCATGCTGCTTGGCGGTACCGTAAATGATTTTGCAGTTACCTTTTTAGCTACCTTGGTTGCAGTATATTTAAACGATAAAATTACCGCATTTTCAAAGACTATCTTTTTAGGAAATTTCGTTGCAGGTTTTTTTGTAGGTATAATAACAGTAATTTTTTATCATATAGGATTTGTAAAAAATTTGGATTTGATAATAGTAGGGGCTGTCTTATCCTTAGTTCCGGGCGTTGCTTTTACTTCAGGTATCCGCGATTTTATTTTAGGCGAATTGATTTCGGGCCTTGCAAGGACTTTGGAAGCCGTATTGGTAGCGGTTGCAATAGCCTTCGGTATAGGTGCGGTATTGTTTGCATATTCCCTTTTCGGAGGAATTTAA
- a CDS encoding formylglycine-generating enzyme family protein: MFSKRIQKIKKIDSYAKVNFIILFFVVLLIFSILFATREKIINYSYGPVENFKTMITVISEPVTIVGEGNEGVFLQNRTITLSPYKIGKYEVSFSFWKEIYDWAVNESGYKYNFHSPAQPGIYMTASSRVDAFYEIPELKKKAEESGAEYKTVECGFYPATKMSWSDAIVWCNALSEKEGLDPVYYYNGQIIRDALDITKSENPEVRLTASGYRLPSEAEWEFAARGGDMSAPDWNFGYAGTDDFSVIDDYVWHSGNSSFFNLGAESGIIDIHPVGQKKPNRLTLYDMSGNCWEWCFDRYNARSAGEFTNPMNRTGARSRIIKSGSAKNIPAFSRVTSWGYATPVNPGYILGFRLAQSITK, translated from the coding sequence ATGTTCAGTAAAAGAATTCAAAAAATTAAAAAAATAGATTCGTATGCAAAAGTAAATTTTATTATTTTATTTTTTGTTGTTCTTTTAATTTTCAGTATTTTGTTTGCTACCCGTGAAAAAATTATAAATTATTCTTACGGTCCCGTTGAAAATTTTAAAACAATGATAACCGTTATTTCGGAACCCGTAACGATAGTAGGGGAGGGGAATGAGGGGGTCTTTCTTCAAAACAGAACGATAACTTTAAGTCCGTATAAAATAGGAAAATATGAAGTGTCTTTTTCTTTTTGGAAAGAAATTTATGACTGGGCTGTAAACGAAAGCGGGTATAAGTATAATTTTCACTCGCCCGCACAACCCGGAATTTATATGACGGCAAGCAGCAGGGTTGACGCTTTTTATGAAATACCTGAACTAAAAAAGAAGGCTGAAGAATCGGGAGCCGAATATAAAACGGTAGAATGCGGATTTTATCCTGCAACGAAAATGTCATGGAGCGATGCAATTGTTTGGTGTAACGCTTTAAGTGAAAAAGAAGGCCTTGACCCCGTATATTATTATAACGGTCAGATTATACGCGATGCGCTGGATATTACAAAAAGCGAAAATCCTGAAGTAAGATTAACGGCTTCAGGTTATAGACTTCCGAGCGAAGCGGAATGGGAATTTGCGGCCAGAGGCGGAGATATGTCGGCTCCGGATTGGAATTTCGGATATGCGGGTACCGACGATTTTTCCGTAATTGACGATTATGTATGGCATTCTGGTAACAGTTCTTTTTTTAATTTAGGTGCGGAAAGCGGAATTATCGATATTCATCCTGTAGGCCAAAAAAAACCGAACAGGCTTACACTTTATGATATGTCGGGGAATTGTTGGGAATGGTGCTTTGACAGGTATAATGCACGTTCTGCAGGAGAGTTTACGAATCCTATGAATAGGACCGGTGCCCGTTCCCGTATTATAAAAAGCGGTTCCGCCAAAAACATACCTGCATTTTCAAGGGTAACATCTTGGGGTTATGCAACGCCTGTAAATCCGGGATATATCTTGGGTTTTAGGCTTGCACAAAGTATTACAAAGTAA
- a CDS encoding NAD(P)-binding protein, with protein MSRLEIFSQNKSQLVIEELYKNLQHRIEASPPGLCPVYITRAFIEMCHAQTCGKCVPCRIGLLQLKHILTDVLNGKASMETLDLIEETSKTIRETADCALGYEAADMVYKSIIYCREDFEAHVRNGRCGCITAQPVPCVALCPANVDIPGYIALVREGRYADAVRLIRKDNPFPSTCAFICEHPCEHRCRRNMVDSAVNIRGLKRVAVEFAGKVPPPPCAPPTGKTIAIVGGGPAGLSAAYYLQLMGHQTTVYEMLPELGGMLRYGIPNYRLPKNRLNEDIQAILETGVKIINGTKIGTDIDLNELIKNNDAVVIAIGASTDKKLGLEGENSEGVISAVQFLRDTGMNKGMNLKGKKTAIIGGGNVAMDAVRTAVRLKSEKVTCIYRRRTADMTALPAEVEGALAEGVEMMTLKAPSKLEIKDGKLTGVWVTPQMISRIKDGRASVIATGEPDIFIPCEVLVVAIGQDIETRYYEASGIPTDKGKLFTMPNGGFKGLPGLFSGGDCASGPATVIKAVAAGKVMAANIDEYLGFKHIITCDVEIPAPNIDDRVACGRVELGEREACERIKDFDGVEHCMSKKEAYQESNRCLKCDHFGFGIFKGGRERLW; from the coding sequence ATGAGCCGGCTTGAAATATTTTCACAAAACAAATCTCAACTTGTAATTGAAGAGCTTTATAAAAATCTTCAACATAGAATTGAGGCCAGTCCGCCGGGACTTTGTCCTGTTTATATAACACGCGCTTTTATCGAAATGTGTCATGCACAAACTTGCGGTAAATGCGTTCCATGTCGTATAGGTCTTTTACAATTAAAACATATTTTAACGGATGTGCTGAACGGAAAAGCTTCAATGGAAACCCTGGACCTTATTGAAGAAACTTCAAAAACAATCAGGGAAACGGCCGATTGCGCTTTGGGGTATGAAGCCGCCGATATGGTTTATAAAAGTATAATATATTGCCGAGAAGATTTTGAAGCCCATGTAAGAAACGGAAGATGCGGTTGTATTACAGCTCAGCCCGTCCCCTGTGTGGCCCTTTGCCCCGCAAATGTAGATATTCCGGGATATATAGCCCTTGTAAGAGAAGGCCGATATGCAGATGCCGTCAGACTAATCAGAAAAGACAATCCCTTTCCGAGTACTTGCGCTTTTATCTGTGAACATCCTTGCGAGCATAGATGCAGACGGAATATGGTAGACAGTGCCGTCAATATACGGGGTTTAAAAAGAGTTGCCGTAGAGTTTGCAGGAAAAGTTCCGCCGCCGCCGTGCGCTCCGCCTACAGGAAAAACAATAGCGATAGTAGGAGGCGGCCCCGCAGGACTTTCCGCAGCTTATTATCTTCAGTTAATGGGACACCAAACCACAGTATATGAAATGCTCCCCGAACTAGGCGGTATGCTGCGCTACGGTATACCCAATTACCGCTTACCCAAAAACAGATTAAATGAAGATATTCAAGCCATACTTGAAACGGGGGTTAAAATAATTAACGGAACGAAAATAGGAACGGATATAGACCTTAATGAGCTTATAAAAAATAACGATGCCGTAGTAATAGCTATAGGAGCTTCGACAGACAAAAAATTGGGACTTGAAGGAGAAAACTCCGAAGGCGTTATTTCCGCAGTTCAATTCCTTCGAGATACCGGAATGAATAAGGGTATGAATTTAAAAGGAAAAAAGACCGCAATAATAGGAGGCGGAAATGTTGCTATGGACGCCGTGCGGACAGCAGTTCGCTTAAAATCAGAAAAAGTAACATGTATTTATAGGCGCCGTACTGCGGATATGACGGCTCTTCCCGCCGAAGTTGAAGGAGCCTTAGCGGAAGGCGTTGAAATGATGACTTTAAAAGCTCCTTCAAAACTTGAGATAAAAGACGGAAAACTGACAGGAGTTTGGGTTACTCCGCAAATGATTTCCCGTATAAAAGACGGGCGGGCATCCGTAATTGCTACCGGAGAGCCGGATATATTTATTCCCTGCGAAGTTCTTGTAGTTGCAATAGGACAGGATATTGAAACCCGATATTACGAAGCTTCGGGAATACCGACCGATAAAGGCAAACTTTTTACAATGCCTAACGGAGGCTTTAAAGGTTTGCCTGGATTATTTTCAGGAGGCGACTGCGCTTCGGGGCCCGCCACGGTAATAAAAGCCGTTGCGGCCGGAAAAGTTATGGCGGCTAACATCGATGAATACTTAGGCTTTAAACACATTATAACATGCGATGTTGAAATACCCGCTCCAAATATCGATGACCGCGTTGCCTGCGGACGGGTGGAACTCGGAGAAAGAGAGGCCTGCGAAAGAATCAAAGATTTTGACGGAGTTGAACACTGTATGAGTAAAAAAGAAGCCTATCAGGAATCCAACCGCTGCCTAAAATGCGACCACTTCGGATTCGGAATATTTAAAGGAGGACGTGAACGATTATGGTAA
- a CDS encoding [FeFe] hydrogenase, group A: protein MVNITIDNIKITADEGMTIMEAAERAEIPIPKLCFLKGINEIAACRVCVVELEGKDKLITSCNNTVEEGMVIYTNSPKVRIDRKRTVQMILSQHDCKCATCVRSGNCTLQTLANSLNIQEVLYEEQLEEQPWDKNFPLIRNSKKCVKCMRCIQVCDKIQSLNIWELEGTGARTTINVSGSRTIAEADCSLCGQCITHCPVGALRERDDTEKFWKAVADPDKTVVVQVAPAIRTAWGEQIGLKIEDASVNKIFGVLKKMGADYVFDTCFSADLTIMEEAYEFIERFSKGELKDKPMFTSCCPGWVRFIKSQYPHLVSYLSSAKSPMQMFGAVMKSYFAEKIGKKPEDIFSVAVMPCVAKKSEIDMELFYEEYAGHDMDCVLTTREFIRMIKASHILPHTIKETEPDKLFHDVSGAGVIFGTTGGVMEAALRTAYYAIMGENCPPDAFNVVRNSSLKDSGIIEASFKLKGTDLRIAVTSGLANTRRLIDSIESGEKHYDFIEIMACPGGCVGGGGQPIHDGYELAFERGQNLYFIDKNSKLRYSHENADIKTLYDNFFGKPNSHKAHSLLHTNHFVWEMPKSPKRDRKGYVINEKLRISR, encoded by the coding sequence ATGGTAAATATAACTATAGATAACATAAAAATAACCGCCGATGAAGGAATGACTATTATGGAAGCTGCGGAAAGAGCCGAAATTCCTATTCCGAAACTTTGCTTTCTAAAAGGAATAAATGAAATTGCCGCCTGCCGCGTTTGCGTAGTCGAACTTGAAGGAAAAGATAAACTGATTACTTCATGTAATAATACGGTTGAAGAAGGTATGGTTATTTATACCAATAGTCCCAAAGTACGTATAGACAGAAAAAGAACCGTCCAAATGATTTTATCCCAACATGACTGCAAATGTGCAACTTGCGTAAGAAGCGGAAATTGCACCTTACAAACTTTGGCAAACAGCTTAAATATTCAGGAAGTTTTATACGAAGAACAGCTTGAAGAACAACCGTGGGATAAAAATTTCCCTCTTATAAGAAATTCAAAAAAATGTGTTAAATGTATGCGCTGCATACAAGTATGCGATAAAATTCAAAGCCTTAATATTTGGGAATTGGAAGGAACCGGAGCAAGAACAACAATAAACGTTTCAGGCTCAAGAACAATAGCGGAAGCGGATTGCTCTTTATGCGGACAATGCATTACTCATTGTCCGGTCGGAGCCTTACGGGAAAGAGACGATACGGAAAAATTCTGGAAAGCGGTTGCCGACCCCGATAAAACAGTTGTTGTTCAAGTTGCTCCTGCAATACGCACGGCTTGGGGAGAACAAATAGGTCTTAAAATAGAAGATGCCTCGGTAAATAAGATATTCGGTGTCTTAAAAAAAATGGGCGCGGATTATGTTTTCGATACATGCTTTTCGGCAGATTTAACGATTATGGAAGAAGCTTATGAATTTATTGAAAGGTTTTCAAAAGGAGAACTTAAAGATAAGCCGATGTTTACTTCATGCTGCCCCGGTTGGGTACGCTTTATAAAAAGTCAATATCCGCATTTGGTTTCTTATCTTTCCTCCGCAAAGTCTCCTATGCAAATGTTCGGAGCCGTTATGAAATCTTATTTTGCGGAAAAAATAGGCAAAAAACCTGAAGATATATTTTCCGTAGCCGTTATGCCCTGTGTCGCAAAAAAAAGTGAAATCGATATGGAGCTGTTTTACGAAGAGTACGCAGGTCATGATATGGACTGTGTTCTTACTACAAGAGAATTTATAAGAATGATTAAGGCTTCTCATATACTTCCGCATACTATCAAAGAAACGGAGCCCGATAAACTTTTTCATGATGTTTCCGGTGCAGGAGTTATATTCGGTACCACGGGAGGCGTTATGGAAGCCGCCTTACGCACCGCATATTATGCGATAATGGGAGAAAATTGCCCTCCCGACGCTTTTAATGTTGTAAGAAATTCTTCATTAAAGGATTCAGGCATTATTGAAGCATCGTTTAAATTAAAGGGTACGGACCTACGAATCGCGGTAACAAGCGGACTTGCCAATACAAGACGCCTTATAGATTCCATAGAATCGGGTGAAAAACATTATGATTTTATAGAAATTATGGCATGCCCGGGAGGCTGTGTAGGCGGCGGCGGACAGCCCATACATGACGGATATGAGTTGGCTTTTGAAAGAGGGCAAAACCTTTATTTTATTGATAAAAACTCAAAGCTGCGCTATTCGCATGAAAACGCGGATATAAAAACTTTATATGATAATTTTTTCGGAAAACCCAACAGCCATAAGGCACACAGCCTTTTGCACACGAATCATTTCGTATGGGAAATGCCTAAAAGTCCGAAGCGCGACAGAAAAGGCTATGTAATAAACGAAAAGCTAAGGATATCCCGCTAA